A genomic segment from Aegilops tauschii subsp. strangulata cultivar AL8/78 chromosome 1, Aet v6.0, whole genome shotgun sequence encodes:
- the LOC109787040 gene encoding uncharacterized protein — MDPAKYWMITRRKQGDQKAPAVFSTPHIAVGSGGGTSSATYYESWEERAFAQDSAGSLGGCIWPPRSYSCSFCGREFRSAQALGGHMNVHRRDRARLKLSGMVEDGGGVDVHGMPLHQGYMIQPLPCPPPRPSAPSTEANPNPVRSFLSDPGKSLVDAATARTIWGKQVLAAPLASPSDTQEHGEKDVFLRDAEVRSEQELRAGAGELKLSLLGRRTRSAFEDDDKEDDEKIVHLCRKRRRIDLEATEFVLSSSSSEHLQRDDPRDDGDDDNRRVKVLKLCPSTPAEELDLELRL; from the coding sequence ATGGATCCAGCAAAGTACTGGATGATAACCAGGAGAAAGCAGGGTGATCAGAAGGCGCCTGCCGTCTTCAGCACGCCGCACATCGCcgtcggcagcggcggcggcaccTCCTCGGCCACCTACTACGAGTCGTGGGAGGAGCGCGCGTTCGCCCAGGACTCCGCGGGGAGCCTCGGGGGCTGCATCTGGCCGCCGAGATCCTACTCGTGCAGCTTCTGCGGCCGAGAGTTCCGGTCGGCGCAGGCCCTCGGTGGGCACATGAACGTGCACCGGAGGGACCGGGCCCGGCTCAAGCTCTCCGGGATGGTGGAGGATGGGGGCGGCGTCGACGTCCATGGCATGCCTCTTCATCAAGGCTACATGATCCAGCCGCTGCCATGCCCTCCTCCAAGACCTAGTGCTCCAAGCACAGAAGCTAACCCTAATCCAGTACGCAGCTTTCTTTCGGATCCAGGGAAGTCGTTGGTGGACGCTGCAACTGCAAGAACCATTTGGGGCAAACAAGTCTTGGCCGCCCCTCTCGCGTCCCCATCAGACACCCAAGAACATGGTGAGAAGGATGTGTTTCTTCGCGACGCCGAGGTACGTTCAGAGCAAGAACTGCGTGCTGGGGCTGGCGAGCTGAAGCTGAGCCTTTTGGGCCGCCGAACAAGAAGTGCCTTTGAGGATGATGATAAAGAAGACGATGAAAAGATTGTTCATCTATGTCGCAAGAGGAGGAGGATTGATCTGGAGGCTACCGAGTTCGTTCTGTCTTCTTCCTCTAGTGAGCATCTGCAACGTGATGATCCTCGTGATGATGGCGACGATGATAATCGTCGTGTGAAGGTACTTAAGCTTTGTCCTAGCACCCCGGCCGAGGAACTAGATCTTGAGCTTAGGCTTTGA